A single window of Nasonia vitripennis strain AsymCx chromosome 4, Nvit_psr_1.1, whole genome shotgun sequence DNA harbors:
- the LOC100680276 gene encoding DNA repair and recombination protein rhm52, translating to MSCIKFPSTSNDVTKTSNKEDANGYFSVNSQLIDTANNVFGNNNWSHSITNQTVDFVDYIAGKYHAGCATTVRVQLENGIFHEGMGYSHLEGSSKGSALQKVRLDSFNMALKQVFLCFGIESAKKLKCSIPVRTISPVPKEEVIPKTTTQKERSISPVVPPVITKNTEVFDEAISVSQTDALMDIVDLDQLFDKSPKSSSTNNTGKDFAKTSVFKPIAPSGVLAVKDKNSNIVDSKKLDGVKSSLPISSNSQHADKAAPGLKKENKEIPKPVVHTAMTEEEMRLERKRKQREMQEEFKRKQESKKMHVDSGSKPPPNPRY from the exons ATGAGTTGTATAAAGTTT CCTAGTACCAGTAATGATGTGACAAAGACATCTAACAAAGAAGACGCAAATGGTTACTTTTCAGTGAACTCTCAATTAATTGATACAGCAAATAATGTATTTGGTAATAATAATTGGAGTCATTCCATTACAAATCAAACTGTTG attttgtAGACTACATTGCAGGTAAATATCATGCAGGTTGTGCCACTACAGTCAGAGTGCAGTTGGAAAATGGTATTTTTCACGAGGGCATGGGGTATAGTCATCTGGAAGGATCATCAAAAGGATCAGCTCTTCAGAAAGTTAGACTA GATTCATTCAATATGGCCCTAAAACAAGTATTTTTGTGTTTTGGAATTGAATCagcgaaaaaattgaaatgcaGCATTCCAGTTCGTACAATAAGCCCTGTGCCAAAAGAAGAAGTCATACCAAAGACCACAACTCAAAAGGAACGGAGTATATCTCCAGTTGTGCCACCTGTAATTACGAAGA ATACTGAAGTATTTGATGAAGCTATTTCTGTGTCTCAAACAGATGCATTAATGGATATCGTTGATCTTGATCAGTTGTTTGATAAATCTCCCAAATCAAGTAGCACAAACAATACTGGAAAGGATTTTGCGAAGACAAGCGTATTTAAACCAATTGCACCCTCAG GCGTTCTCGCGGTAAAAGACAAGAATTCCAACATTGTCGATAGTAAAAAACTCGACGGCGTTAAATCAAGTCTTCCTATAA GCAGCAACAGTCAACATGCAGACAAGGCGGCTCCTGGTTtgaagaaagaaaacaaagagatACCAAAGCCTGTTGTGCATACGG CCATGACGGAGGAAGAAATGAGATTGGAGAGGAAACGCAAGCAGCGGGAGATGCAGGAGGAATTTAAAAGGAAACAGGAATCCAAGAAAATGCACGTGGACAGTGGAAGTAAGCCGCCACCGAATCCGAGatattga
- the LOC100116788 gene encoding ribosome production factor 2 homolog: protein MPVIERVIKPKTHKGKKAILSREPKIIEDTKQTLFVKGLKTTPALQQCMKDLYLLKRPEGKLLHKRNAIHPFEDATPIENFGRKLNASLFMMISNSKKRPNNLVMGRLFEHTLMDMVEFGVENYTALSKFRVEKIPSGIKPMLVFQGELFENNHEYVRIRNLLVDMFQREKVEQIRLQGLEHVLSFTAHENSILFRSYKVMLKKSGTRIPRIELVEIGPRMDLRVRRNKLATDDLFKQACKKPKELKVKKKKNITSDSLGTTHGRIHMGAQKLNTIQTRKMKGLRKTLAERKAEKKRKSLGAESADESSKKLKVAEENVN from the exons ATGCCTGTGATCGAGAGAGTTAT AAAACCCAAAACACACAAAGGAAAAAAGGCTATCCTTAGTAGAGAGCCTAAAATAATCGAAGACACAAAGCAGACGCTTTTCGTGAAAGGACTCAAAACAACACCAGCTTTGCAGCAGTGCATGAAAGATTTg TAccttttgaaaaggccagaaggTAAATTATTACACAAACGAAATGCGATACATCCATTTGAAGATGCAACAccaattgaaaattttggcaGAAAATTGAATGCATCTTTGTTTATGATGATTTCGAATAGCAAGAAGAGGCCTAATAATCTTGTAATGGGCAGACTGTTTGAACATACTTTAATGGATATGGTGGAATTTGGAGTTGAAAATTACACAGCATTATCAAAATTCAGAGTTGAAAAAATTCCTAGTGGGATAAAACCTATGCTGGTATTTCAGGgagaattatttgaaaataatcatgaATATGTGAGGATTAGAAATTTATTAGTTGACATGTTTCAAAGGGAAAAAGTTGAACAAATAAGACTGCAAGGTTTGGAGCATGTTTTGAGTTTCACAGCTCATGAGAACAGCATACTCTTCAGAAGTTATAA AGTAATGTTGAAAAAGTCTGGTACCAGAATACCAAGGATCGAATTGGTAGAAATTGGACCACGTATGGATTTGAGGGTGAGAAGGAACAAACTTGCTACTGATGATCTGTTTAAACAGGCTTGCAAGAAACCAAAGGAACTGAAG gttaagaagaagaagaatattaCTTCAGACAGTTTAGGAACAACACATGGTAGAATACACATGGGTGCTCAAAAACTAAATACCATACAgacaagaaaaatgaaagGTTTACGCAAAACCTTAGCAGAAAGAAAAGctgaaaagaagagaaagagtcTGGGTGCAGAAAGTGCAGATGAAAGCTCTAAAAAGTTAAAGGTTGCAGAAGAAAATGTGAATTAG
- the LOC100116760 gene encoding probable cysteine--tRNA ligase, mitochondrial — protein MSPVKFFYTCKRFIHFGARLRHEVKWIKPSGFETNVVVYNPITKCKTPLILRNNKVATWYMCGPTVYDSAHIGHACTYVKFDIIRRILSEFFDINVVLVMGLTDIDDKIIKRANESGQSWQSITQKYEKEFISDMDSLNVLKPFATCKVTNYIPQIVEFVEKIVNKNGAYVGKDGSVYFDTSNYRNYGKLDTPQAQEPHPDKRSSLDFALWKASKENEPYWESPWGRGRPGWHIECSAIASTVLGSNIDIHSGGMDLAFPHHENEEAQSCCYHEKNQWINYWLHTGHLHLEGDTKMSKSLQNTVSIPSLLKTQTANQFRMLCLLSDYRKNVIFSKTLVHTAITTLKKIEFFTSDCNEYICGKLDCGNVNSVELLKCLEDTRQEVNSALADDFDTAKAMHAILKLISLGNKMIQAKHVTTAARETGSIAAVSNYVQSVISKLGISQSMGSKQSNDISHVLDITVAFRNEIRSIALAKSEKDVESLKACDNLRKNLSDFGVDIRDRQGKSSWTLRER, from the exons ATGTCTCCcgtgaaatttttttacacttgCAAAAGATTTATTCATTTTGGAGCACGACTTCGTCACGAAGTCAAATGGATTAAGCCCAGTGGTTTCGAAACCAATGTCGTTGTGTATAATCCAATAACGAAATGCAAAACGCCGCTGATTTTAAGAAACAATAAAGTCGCCACATGGTACATGTGTGGCCCTACTGTCTATGATTCTGCCCACATCGGACATGCTTG TACATATGTAAAGTTTGACATCATCAGGAGAATTCTGTCTGAATTTTTCGACATCAATGTGGTACTAGTCATGGGATTAACAGACATCGAtgacaaaattattaagaGAGCTAATGAGTCTGGTCAGAGTTGGCAAAGCATAACTCAGAAGTATGAAAAGGAATTTATATCTGACATGGATTCGTTGAATGTCTTGAAGCCTTTTGCAACTTGCAAAGTTACCAATTACATACCACAAATTGTtgaatttgttgaaaaaattgtaaataaaaatggaGCCTATGTAGGAAAAGACG GCTCTGTGTATTTTGATACTTCAAATTATAGAAATTATGGAAAGCTGGATACTCCACAAGCACAAGAACCTCATCCTGACAAAAGGTCATCTTTGGATTTTGCTTTGTGGAAAGCTTCGAAAGAAAATGAGCCTTATTGGGAGAGTCCTTGGGGCAGAGGAAGACCGGGTTGGCACATAGAATGCAGTGCAATTGCTAG CACAGTATTGGGAAGCAATATTGACATACATAGTGGAGGAATGGATTTAGCATTTCCACatcatgaaaatgaagaagcTCAGTCTTGCTGTtatcatgaaaaaaatcagtGGATCAATTATTGGCTCCACACAGGACATTTACATCTTGAAGGAGATACAAAAATGTCAAAGAGTTTACAAAATACAGTAAGCATTCCCAGCTTATTGAAAACTCAGACAGCTAACCAATTTAGGATGTTGTGCCTTCTAAGTGACTACAGgaaaa ATGTCATATTTTCAAAGACATTAGTTCATACTGCTATCACTACTTTAAAGaagattgaatttttcacAAGTGACTGTAATGAATACATTTGTGGAAAACTTGACTGTGGAAATGTAAATAGTGTTGAATTGCTAAAA TGTTTAGAGGATACAAGACAAGAAGTGAATAGTGCACTTGCGGATGATTTTGATACTGCAAAAGCTATGCatgcaattttgaaattaatttcaTTGGGTAATAAAATGATACAAGCAAAACATGTTACAACAGCAGCAAGAGAGACAGGAAGCATTGCAGCAGTATCCAATTATGTACAGTCAGTCATTTCAAAATTAGGCATATCTCAATCAATGGGATCTAAGCAAAGCAACGACATATCTCATGTACTGGATATTACTGTTGCATTTAGAAATGAAATCAGGTCTATTGCTTTAGCCAAAAGTGAAAAAGATGTTGAATCACTGAAGGCTTGTGATAATCTTAGAAAAAACTTGTCTGATTTTGGAGTAGACATAAGG GATAGACAAGGAAAATCTTCTTGGACCTTGAGAGAACGTTAA
- the LOC100113635 gene encoding eukaryotic translation elongation factor 1 epsilon-1 — translation MVLCSIECVQRISEYLDVSPGKLYVSENNTVATSGLVNNQSTEGFSTIVQALVKNSKYPAILGDDAVTQALTRQWLEYAVLCVNYADNSANEKRVLKELNTVLKMSTYVSGTKKTIADATLYYAVHGIMQRLTPQEKAEHVHLSRWFDNMQQDEKLRQTMDLINFNMMHLYL, via the exons ATGGTACTTTGTAGCATAGAGTGCGTACAGAGAATATCAGAGTATCTGGACGTTTCGCCGGGGAAGCTTTACGTCTCGGAAAACAAC aCTGTAGCTACTTCTGGCTTGGTGAACAATCAAAGCACCGAAGGATTTAGTACAATTGTTCAAGCTCTCgtgaaaaattctaaatatccAGCCATTCTGGGTGACGATGCAGTTACACAGGCTCTCACACGACAATGGCTGGAGTATGCAGTTCTCTGCGTTAATTACGCAGATAACTCAGCCAACGAAAAGCGAGTCTTGAAG GAACTGAACACTGTATTAAAAATGAGTACCTACGTTTCTGGAACTAAAAAGACTATAGCAGATGCTACTCTTTATTACGCCGTGCATGGAATAatg CAAAGACTGACTCCCCAAGAGAAAGCAGAACACGTGCATTTGTCAAGATGGTTTGACAACATGCAGCAGGACGAGAAACTGCGGCAAACCATGGATCTGATCAACTTCAACATGATGCATttgtatttgtaa